In the Saccharococcus thermophilus genome, AACGCGCTGCTTGAAGCGGGCGTACAAAAAGGAGACCGGGTATCCACCGTTTTGTACAATACGTTTGAACTTGGGACGGCGTTTTTCGCCTGCGCGAAAATCGGCGCCGTGTTCAACCCGATTAATTTTCGTTTAAAGCCAAAAGAAATCGCTTACATTTTTGAAGACGCGATGCCAAAAGTCGTCTTGTTCGAGAAAGCGGTAGAGCCGCAAATAACGAGCATCCATGATCAATTCCCGCACATTTCCTTTTGGTACATTGACGAAGATACACCAGCATATGCCGCTGATTATCACATGCTTGTCCAAACGGCGAAAGTAACGCCTCCAGCCATCGAAGTACGAGAAAGCGACATGTACGCGATGATGTACACCAGCGGCACGACCGGCCGGCCAAAAGGGGTGATGCACCGTCATCGCGATATGATTGAGCAAAGCATGATTTGCAATGCGGTCATGCGCATTCGCGATACGGATCGCGGGCTTGTCAGCGCTCCGATGTTTCATTGCGCGGAGCTGCACTGCTGCTTTTTGCCGCGCGTGCATGCCGGCGCGACGAATGTCATTCTTCACCATTTTGATCCGAAGCTTGTCTTAAAAACGATCGAACAGGAACGCATTACGTTATTATTTGCTGCGCCAACGATGTGGAACATGCTTTTGCAGGAAAATGTAAGCGATTACGATTTATCTTCGCTCCGTCTCGGATTGTACGGTGCCGCCCCGATGGCTCCGGTTCTTGTGAAAGAATGCCAAGAGCGGCTGGGCATCCAGCTTATTCAAGCGTACGGCATGACGGAAATGGGGCCGGCGGTGACGTTTTTGCTGGAAGATGAACAGTTTACAAAAGCCGGTTCTGCCGGCCGCGCCTGCCTGAATCATGAAATTCGCGTCGTCAGGCCGCGGGAAGACGGCCCGTCCGATCCGGACGAGGTGCTGCCGCCGGGAGAAGTCGGCGAGATTATTATGCGGGGGCCGTGCATGATGGCCGGCTATTACAACCGTGAAGAAGCAACGGCAAAAGCGGTGTATAAAGGATGGTATCATTCCGGCGACTTAGGCTATATCGATGAAGACGGTTACCTGTATGTTGCCGACCGTGTCGATGACATGATTATTAGCGGCGGCGAAAACGTCTACCCCCGCGAAGTGGAAGATGTGCTGTATGAACACCGCGGTGTGCTTGATGTCGCTGTTGTCGGCGAGCCGGATGAAAAGTGGGGCGAAAAAGTGGTGGCATTTGTTGTCAAAAAAGATCCGGATGTTACTGCAGAGGAGCTGGAGCAATTTTGCAAAAACAGCGACCGCCTCGCCCCTTACAAACGGCCGCGCGCCTATTACTTCGTCGACGCCCTGCCGCGCAACGCAAGCGGAAAAATTCAAAAATTTTTGCTTCGCGAACAAATGAAAAACGTGGCGAAAAGCGGAAAAGAGGGATGACCAATGGCGGCTCGCTACTTACGCGAAGAGCATCACATTTTCCGTGATGCCTTCCGCAAGTTTTTAGAAAAAGAGGCATATCCATACTATGAAGAATGGGAGAAACTCGGGATCATCCCCCGCTCCTTTTGGACGAAAATGGGCGAAAACGGATTTCTTTGCCCATGGGTCGATGAACAGTACGGCGGCTTTAACGCTGATTTCGCCTATTCGGTCGTGATCAATGAAGAGTTAGAAAAAGTTGGGTCTAGTATGGTCGGAATCGGTTTGCATAACGATATCGTCGTTCCGTACCTCGCCTCTTATGGAACGGAAGAGCAAAAGCAGAAGTGGCTGCCGAAATGCGTGTCCGGTGAAATCATTACGGCGATCGCGATGACTGAGCCGGGAGCGGGGTCAGATTTGGCCGGCATTTCGACGACGGCGGTCAAAGACGGCGATTACTATATCGTCAACGGACAAAAAACGTTTATTACAAACGGCATCCACGCCGATTTAATCGTCGTCGCCTGCAAAACCGATCCGAATGCCAAACCGCCGCATCGGGGCATCAGCCTGCTTGTCATCGAGCGCGATACACCGGGATTCACGCGCGGGCGTAAGCTCGAGAAAGTCGGGTTGCACGCGCAAGATACGGCCGAATTGTTTTTTAACGATGCGAAAGTGCCGAAAGAAAACTTGCTTGGTGAAGAAGGAAAAGGCTTTTACTACTTGATGGAAAAGCTCCAGCAAGAGCGGCTGGTGGTGGCGATCGC is a window encoding:
- a CDS encoding fatty acid--CoA ligase is translated as MYMTIGEVFSQTVRKFPKKEAVVDIAKGRRYTYVQWEQEVNRLANALLEAGVQKGDRVSTVLYNTFELGTAFFACAKIGAVFNPINFRLKPKEIAYIFEDAMPKVVLFEKAVEPQITSIHDQFPHISFWYIDEDTPAYAADYHMLVQTAKVTPPAIEVRESDMYAMMYTSGTTGRPKGVMHRHRDMIEQSMICNAVMRIRDTDRGLVSAPMFHCAELHCCFLPRVHAGATNVILHHFDPKLVLKTIEQERITLLFAAPTMWNMLLQENVSDYDLSSLRLGLYGAAPMAPVLVKECQERLGIQLIQAYGMTEMGPAVTFLLEDEQFTKAGSAGRACLNHEIRVVRPREDGPSDPDEVLPPGEVGEIIMRGPCMMAGYYNREEATAKAVYKGWYHSGDLGYIDEDGYLYVADRVDDMIISGGENVYPREVEDVLYEHRGVLDVAVVGEPDEKWGEKVVAFVVKKDPDVTAEELEQFCKNSDRLAPYKRPRAYYFVDALPRNASGKIQKFLLREQMKNVAKSGKEG
- a CDS encoding acyl-CoA dehydrogenase family protein, with amino-acid sequence MAARYLREEHHIFRDAFRKFLEKEAYPYYEEWEKLGIIPRSFWTKMGENGFLCPWVDEQYGGFNADFAYSVVINEELEKVGSSMVGIGLHNDIVVPYLASYGTEEQKQKWLPKCVSGEIITAIAMTEPGAGSDLAGISTTAVKDGDYYIVNGQKTFITNGIHADLIVVACKTDPNAKPPHRGISLLVIERDTPGFTRGRKLEKVGLHAQDTAELFFNDAKVPKENLLGEEGKGFYYLMEKLQQERLVVAIAAQTAAEVMFELTKQYVKQRSAFGKRISEFQTIQFRLAEMATEIALGRTFVDRVIEEHMQGKNVVTHVSMAKWWITEMAKRVAAESMQLHGGYGYMEEYEIARRYRDIPVSAIYAGTNEMMKTIIARNLDL